The Arachis ipaensis cultivar K30076 chromosome B03, Araip1.1, whole genome shotgun sequence region AATAAACTCAAATTGCTTTGTAATTGTTTGCTGGACCTAATATTCTTATTGACCTAATGTTCTTATTGGATTCATTGATCTCCCTGATGCTAGCCTGTAAATTAATAATatcattataataattaatttatgttTAACTATCTAGGTAATGGAATTCTTTTATATTTAGTTTTGTGTGTATAGATATtgtatttttttagaaattaaattttcaTCAATCTTAATTACTACGTGcataacttttttttatataataaatgcTATTTTGACTTAAACATTTTCTTAACAATcaatatgtattatttttttaagagaaTTATATATATCAAGATTTAAaaagaataattaaataatatcacCTTATTAATTAGTTTAAGAAAATAATGCATGCAACCGTGACCATAAGTATTTAGTATATTTCTTATTAgtctatctttttatttatttatttatttatttttattcagaCATTTGTGTAATTATTTGTGATTACAAATTAGTCTAGTaggacatatatatatatatacgtaaTAATTAATCAATCCAACAAAAATCCTTTTAAACCAAGATCATATGGTGAGAATATCAATCATGTGAAGGAATGAATAATAGAAAGAGCATGTCTTTCATTTTCAGTTTCCTTCTTATCTCAACGtaccttttattattattattattattgctgaTAATGGGGACCATATATATTGAGACATGATATAGTCCCCTATAAAGAATTTATTGAGGACCAGGTGTTTTGACTCAAATATGGCAACCATAGGCCATAGCATTTTAATTTGGATTTCAATGGCACCGCCCTACCACCAAGCCCGCTTGTCTGGGTTGATtctttttcaataataataataataaagaaatatATACAACCAATTATTTGACTCACTTATTCACAAAGTTTCTTAATTACCCATATGGCTATACACAcactgaaaaaaaatattttatttatctgaTTAATAATGCAACACACAGTAAATTAATGCCCTTTAATTATTCaagatatatttaattttttctaaACGTATCTATCTAgtaaataaacataattattattgagtaatattaaattttttctaaaaatgtaaactaattTGAAGATAATAAAGAACAAATGAATAGAGTAGTATTTATGTTTACTAAAGCTTAAAAAAGTGAGATCAAATATAAAACTTAcaaaaataactaattaattataaaatttatcacATACATAATAATctcatgaaaaatttttaaataagagTATCCATTCCCAGTGGCAACttgaaaattttagtattttatataATACTTCTGATAGGAGAAGGTAACATaggctttcttttctcttttatttgccTTATGCCacttttggggttcaccaaggatcgaactcttgacctttcggacatagagctctgataccatgtaatgaaaccactcatcccaaaagcttaagctGATAGGAGAAGGTAacattaatggttatatctctaacactCCCCTTGCATAGGCCTTCTTTTTCTCATTTGCcttatgctatttttttttcacttttggggttctccaaggatcgaactcttgacctttcggacatAGAACTCTGATACCATGTCATTTCCTTCAATTGTTGATTCCACCTGGTCTTTTCACTGCAGATAGTTATCCTCATCCAATTTCATTGAAATCGGTGTTGCTGTAAACACTTGAGCCATTGTGGTTGACCTTCACTTGGACCAGATCTGCTTTCTTAGACTGTCACGGAAGCTGTGgtaccaagctctgataccatgaaggTATCAAGAACCTAAATTAAGAAAACTCAGAGATCTGATGAGAAGGTTTAGAGAACAGAGAGAGAGAAGTAGAGACGAGAGAGAAATGGATGAATTTGTGAATTGTGTTGTGAACCAAAAAGTAGTTACTGTAGCAGTGGGTATTGCTACTTATAGTCAAGagtttctagagttttctaaccACTAACTAATTCCAGTTCAGCAACTAATGGGCTAACCAATTATCTCAAGCTTATTGTGTTAACTTGAAACGGAACTGGTTGCATTCTAACTGACTTAGCTAAAGGTAGTTACTAGAACTTAAGCATGCCTAACATGATCTCTACTTTCTCCTTTTTCTTGTCTTGCCCTGCTTTGACTATCATGTATCATCATCTCTAGTTATCTTGCTCTGCTGATCATTGCTTCTGGCCTTTCTGCCTTTCATTTCTGCAGCTGTGCTGTCCAATTCCTCAATGTTCAGTTTAGTCCTGAAGTGTAGAAAGTTGTCAGAAGACACAGCCTTTGTTAGGATATCAGCCACTTGCATGGTTCCTGGAATGTGACTTACTCTAATGTCTTTACTATTCACATGATCTCTAACAAAATGAAGATCTATCTCAAAGTGTTTGGATTTTGAATGTAGGATTGGGTTGGCAGCAAGTAGAATTGCACTTAGATTATCACAGTAGACCATAGGTACCTCTTTTGGTGGAAATTGTAGCTCACTCATTAAGTTTTTCACCCAAATTAGCTCAGCTACCAAATCTGCCATACTCCTATATTCTGCTTCTGTGCTTGACCTTGCTACTGCTGTTTGCTTCCTTGAAGCCCAGGAAATTAGATTGGAGCCAAGAAATACACAGTACCCACTTGTCGACTTCCTATCATCAGGGTCTCCAGCCCAATCTGAGTCACTGTAGGCTGTGACTTCCATAGAGTTAGCCTTCTCAAGGCGCAATCCATGTCTTATTGTACCACTGAGGTACCTGAGTATTCTCTTTACCATCCTCCAATGAGTATTTAGAGGAGCTTGTACAAATTGTGACATCTTGTGTACACTATATGAAATTTCAGGTCTAGTCACTGTTAGATATTGTAGGCTGCCAATAACTGACCTATACAGTTGGGGGTTATCAAAGTTGGAATCACCATGGGCTGATAACTTTACTGTTGAGGGCAGAGGGGTGTGACAGCTTGAGCAACCTTCCATGTTTGCTTTCTTTAACACTTCATTGATGTACTTCTGTTGAGAAAGAAGCAGTCCTCCATCACTTGTCTTAGCTACCTGAATTCCAAGAAAGTAGTGAAGATTGCCCATGTCTTTGAGTGCAAATTTGGCATTCAGTTTTTCAATCACTTTCTGTACTTGTATTTCAGATTCTCCTGTGATGATTATATCATCAACATACACCAGCATAAAGGTTTTCACTCCATGCATCACCCTTAGAAATACTGACACATCTGATTTGGTTGCTTTGAACCCAATTTCTGTCAATCCTTTGGCAAGCTTGTGATACCACTCTCTAGGGGCTTGCTTTAATCCATAGAGGGCCTTGGTTAACCTGCAGACTAGTGTGGAATCCTCTTTTTCATACCCCTTTGGCTACTTCATATACACTTCTTCTGCCAAGTCTCCATGTAAAAAGGCATTGTTTACATCCAATTGCCTGATTGTCCATGATTCAGCTAGGGCAATTGATAATAGAATTCTGATTGAAGTAGGTTTGACCACTGGGCTGTATGTTTCAGTGAAGTCAAACCCTAGTCTCTGTGAGTACCCTTGAGCTACCAGCCTTGCCTTGTATTTTTGTAACGACCCATCAGAATTGTACTTAATTCTGAATACCCATCTGCTTCCTATTGCTTCTCTATTGGGAGGAAGGGTGACCAGCTCCCAAGTTTTGTTTTTCAACAGGGCTTCATATTCCAAATCCATAGCTGCCTTCCATTCAGGGGATTGAAGTGCTTACTGTACATTCCTTGGCTCCACACTGGCTAGAAACACTATTGGTTTGAAGATACCAGCTTTACTTCTGGTGACCATGGAGTGTGTATTTGCTGTTGGAGCTGCTGGAGGTGCTTCTTCATCAAGTGGCAAGGCAATTTCAACGTTGTTTATAGGTATTGGGATGGGAGTTGATGAAGCTGCTACTGGTCTTTGAAGTGTTGCTGTTCTGATTGGTAAAATAGGTTCATGTTGCTCATGTTGCTGTTGTTGTGTAACAACTTCTGAATTGTTTGGTTTTTGTTGTTGCTGTCGAATAGTCTCAGGGCTGCTTCTTAATTGTTGCAGCTGTTGTGTGTAAGGTATtgtttgctgctgctgctgtatGTATGGTCTTGAGTTTTTCTTTGAATgtaattgttgttgttgctgttgaatGGTAATCTCCGGACTTATTCTtaattgctgctgctgctgctgtgtGTTAAGTCTTGAATTATTCTTTGATTGTGGTTGTTGTTCGATTAAAGCTTGTGGCTGCTGTTGTTTATTGATTATTGAGCTGTTCAATTTGTCCTGAAGCTGCTGTTGTGAACTGCTTcttaattgttgttgttgctgtgtgTTGAGTCTTGAATTAAGTCTTGAATTATTCTTTGATTGTGCTTGTTGTTCTTTCCTGTTTGTAGAATTGGTTGAtagttgctgctgctgctgttgtgAACTGGTTGCTGATTCGATTAAAGGTTGTGGCTGCTGTTGTCTATTGATTGTTGAGCTATTCATCTGGTCTTGAAGCTGCTGTTCTATATTGATTCTT contains the following coding sequences:
- the LOC107632495 gene encoding uncharacterized protein LOC107632495 — translated: MDLEYEALLKNKTWELVTLPPNREAIGSRWVFRIKYNSDGSLQKYKARLVAQGYSQRLGFDFTETYSPVVKPTSIRILLSIALAESWTIRQLDVNNAFLHGDLAEEVYMK
- the LOC107632496 gene encoding uncharacterized protein LOC107632496, which gives rise to MHGVKTFMLVYVDDIIITGESEIQVQKVIEKLNAKFALKDMGNLHYFLGIQVAKTSDGGLLLSQQKYINEVLKKANMEGCSSCHTPLPSTVKLSAHGDSNFDNPQLYRSVIGSLQYLTVTRPEISYSVHKMSQFVQAPLNTHWRMVKRILRYLSGTIRHGLRLEKANSMEVTAYSDSDWAGDPDDRKSTSGYCVFLGSNLISWASRKQTAVARSSTEAEYRSMADLVAELIWVKNLMSELQFPPKEVPMVYCDNLSAILLAANPILHSKSKHFEIDLHFVRDHVNSKDIRVSHIPGTMQVADILTKAVSSDNFLHFRTKLNIEELDSTAAEMKGRKARSNDQQSKITRDDDT